The Thermodesulfobacteriota bacterium genome has a segment encoding these proteins:
- the cooS gene encoding anaerobic carbon-monoxide dehydrogenase catalytic subunit, translated as MAKLREIQDITICESTAQMLTKARAEGVETSFDRADALAPCPIGAQNACCKHCSMGPCRLSSKAPYEKVGVCGANIDTFQARGFARMVAAGTAAHSDHGREMAELFLTVAKGENPDFEIKEEGKLLAFAKDMGVATQDRSVQDVAVELGEACLAQFGQQHGYVKLLERAPKKRFEKWKELGVLPRGVDREVVEMMHRTHMGVDQEYMNVMLGATRCSLGDGWGGSMISTELSDIMFGTPRPVPAEIDLGTLKADEVNVIVHGHEPQLLDMMVQLAEDPELVAQAKGQGAKGINLVGMCCSGNEQLIRRGIPHAGNFMQCDPAILTGAVDAMMVDVQCIQAGLAKLAKCYHTKFITTNYRCKIEGAQHIEFHGDHDARKVGVELMATAIQNYKNRNPSKVQIPDVKNQLIGGFSHETINYMLGGSFRASYTPLNENIINGRIRGVAGVVGCTNPRVKHDWVHVELVKELLKNDVLVVQTGCSAISLAKVGLMRPEAAKEYCGPGLAEVCEAVGMPPVLHSGSCVDNSRILVALSEMVKTGGLGDDISDLPVAGAAPEWMSEKAISIGHYFVTSGVFTVFGVTLPHVPGTKFADYLFGGLENDVGGKWAVEPDPYKMAQLMIGHINQKREALGIHEKKERKLFDMEARRELKV; from the coding sequence ATGGCAAAGCTTCGCGAGATCCAGGACATCACCATTTGCGAGTCGACGGCCCAGATGCTCACCAAGGCGCGTGCCGAGGGAGTCGAGACCTCCTTTGACCGTGCCGACGCCCTGGCCCCTTGTCCCATTGGCGCTCAGAACGCGTGCTGCAAGCACTGCTCGATGGGGCCCTGCCGACTCTCCAGCAAGGCGCCCTACGAAAAGGTTGGCGTGTGCGGGGCCAACATCGACACCTTTCAAGCCCGGGGGTTTGCCCGGATGGTGGCGGCCGGCACTGCGGCCCATTCCGACCACGGCCGGGAGATGGCCGAGCTCTTTTTGACCGTAGCCAAGGGGGAGAACCCGGACTTCGAGATCAAGGAAGAAGGCAAGCTCCTCGCCTTCGCCAAGGACATGGGCGTGGCGACCCAGGACCGTAGCGTCCAGGACGTGGCGGTCGAGTTGGGGGAAGCCTGCCTGGCCCAGTTCGGCCAGCAGCACGGGTATGTGAAGTTGTTGGAGCGGGCACCGAAGAAGCGCTTCGAGAAGTGGAAGGAGCTGGGCGTCCTGCCGCGCGGGGTGGACCGCGAGGTGGTGGAGATGATGCACCGCACCCACATGGGTGTGGACCAGGAGTACATGAACGTGATGCTCGGCGCAACCCGCTGCTCCCTGGGGGACGGCTGGGGCGGCTCCATGATCTCCACCGAGCTCTCCGACATCATGTTCGGTACCCCGCGACCCGTGCCGGCCGAGATCGACCTGGGCACCCTCAAGGCGGACGAAGTCAACGTGATCGTGCACGGCCACGAGCCGCAGTTGCTCGACATGATGGTGCAACTCGCCGAGGACCCGGAGCTGGTCGCCCAGGCGAAAGGACAAGGGGCTAAGGGCATCAACCTGGTCGGCATGTGCTGCTCCGGCAACGAGCAGTTGATCCGTCGGGGCATTCCCCACGCCGGAAACTTCATGCAGTGCGACCCGGCCATCCTCACGGGGGCGGTGGACGCGATGATGGTTGACGTCCAGTGCATTCAGGCGGGCTTGGCTAAGCTCGCCAAGTGCTATCACACGAAGTTCATCACCACGAACTATCGATGCAAGATCGAGGGGGCCCAGCACATCGAGTTCCACGGCGACCACGACGCGCGCAAGGTCGGGGTGGAGCTGATGGCGACGGCGATCCAGAACTACAAGAACAGAAACCCGAGCAAGGTGCAGATCCCCGACGTCAAGAACCAGCTCATTGGTGGCTTTTCACATGAGACGATCAACTACATGCTGGGCGGGAGCTTTCGGGCGAGCTACACTCCCTTGAACGAGAACATCATCAATGGGCGCATTCGGGGGGTGGCCGGGGTGGTGGGGTGCACGAACCCCCGCGTCAAGCACGACTGGGTCCACGTCGAGCTCGTCAAGGAGCTCCTCAAGAACGACGTCCTGGTGGTCCAGACGGGCTGCTCGGCGATCTCCCTGGCAAAAGTGGGCTTGATGCGGCCGGAGGCGGCGAAGGAGTACTGCGGGCCAGGGCTGGCGGAAGTGTGCGAGGCCGTGGGTATGCCGCCGGTGCTGCACTCCGGTTCCTGCGTGGACAACAGCCGCATCCTGGTGGCGCTCTCGGAGATGGTCAAGACGGGCGGATTGGGGGATGACATCAGCGACTTGCCCGTGGCAGGGGCAGCGCCGGAGTGGATGAGCGAGAAGGCCATCTCGATTGGGCACTATTTCGTGACGAGCGGTGTGTTTACCGTCTTCGGCGTCACCCTCCCCCACGTGCCGGGCACGAAGTTCGCTGACTATCTGTTCGGCGGTTTGGAGAACGACGTCGGGGGCAAGTGGGCGGTGGAGCCCGATCCCTACAAGATGGCGCAGCTGATGATCGGCCACATCAACCAGAAGCGCGAGGCTCTGGGCATCCACGAGAAGAAGGAGCGCAAGCTCTTCGACATGGAAGCCCGCCGCGAGCTCAAGGTCTAA